A part of Methanohalobium evestigatum Z-7303 genomic DNA contains:
- a CDS encoding PAS domain S-box protein gives MNEFYEQILENISQGIWVVDKFDKFIYFSQNMADITGISKEDVIGKYLMSYMPERTIGNDVHFRELFLRVKNTLQPEHFKSIPLRNKKGNITYQSGRLVPISDTDSNYNGMACIIEDITEQKLSKKTQRDEWEAENKLESIYKSSPVIAFLWRAEKDWPVEFVSDNIIQFGYTSEDFTSGRLIFGDIVHPDDLQKVRDAVSQVEIGGYTYFTKEYRILTKSGEARWVTERSMLGRKYNGVPAYYQGIIIDVTERKKAEEALRKSERKYRLIFENSPLGIFDFDENGVVTSGNENMLKILDLTRDELIGFDMPKSLEDEDMKKALYQVFQKKTGHYEGYYRSPTSNKTVPLKVDFSPIISEEGTIQGGVGIVEDITERKQAEEALKESEKKFRSLFENANDAIFIHDLKGNILEVNQLASQRLGYSKDELTNIKSMDLISPFYADNMKNRLNTIQKKGHGIFETVQITKNGSSIPVELSSRIIEYEGKTAILALARDITERKRAERKLNEYANELAKANEELKSLDKMKDEFLSNVSHELKTPLTSIKGYSNIIYEETLGKLNDEQKKTMNTIVRNSERLRRLVDSLIYMSMSQAGKIEYSFEPVQISKVIDDAIEDTNFEINKKGLILNKNVSENIPQINGDKAKLTDMLTNLLDNATKFTSSGGEITVEAFEEDEHIHIKVTDTGVGIPEDLIPYLFQRFYQIDSSIRRKYGGTGLGLYICKLIVDAHYGNIWIDSIEGKGTTVHVKLPETES, from the coding sequence GTGAATGAATTCTATGAACAAATACTTGAAAATATCAGTCAGGGTATCTGGGTTGTTGACAAATTTGACAAATTCATCTATTTTAGCCAAAATATGGCTGATATAACCGGTATTTCAAAAGAGGATGTTATCGGAAAATATCTTATGTCTTATATGCCTGAAAGAACAATTGGAAATGATGTACATTTTAGAGAACTATTTTTGCGTGTGAAAAATACACTTCAGCCAGAACACTTTAAGTCTATACCTCTAAGAAATAAAAAGGGTAATATAACTTATCAAAGCGGCAGGCTTGTGCCAATAAGCGATACTGATTCTAATTACAATGGTATGGCATGTATCATTGAAGATATAACCGAACAAAAGCTCAGCAAAAAAACCCAGCGTGATGAATGGGAAGCTGAAAACAAGTTGGAATCCATATATAAAAGCAGCCCGGTCATCGCGTTTTTATGGAGGGCTGAAAAAGACTGGCCAGTAGAATTTGTTTCGGACAATATAATCCAGTTCGGTTATACTTCGGAAGATTTCACTTCAGGTCGGCTTATTTTTGGTGATATTGTACATCCAGATGATTTACAAAAAGTTCGTGATGCGGTTTCACAGGTTGAAATTGGTGGATATACTTATTTTACCAAAGAGTATAGGATATTGACCAAATCTGGTGAAGCACGATGGGTAACTGAACGTTCCATGCTCGGTCGGAAATATAATGGAGTTCCTGCTTATTATCAGGGTATAATTATTGATGTAACTGAAAGAAAGAAGGCAGAAGAAGCTTTACGAAAATCTGAAAGAAAATACAGATTGATATTTGAAAATTCACCACTTGGTATATTTGATTTTGATGAGAACGGTGTAGTAACAAGTGGCAATGAGAACATGTTAAAAATTCTTGATTTAACCAGAGATGAATTAATAGGTTTTGATATGCCAAAATCTCTGGAAGATGAAGATATGAAAAAGGCTCTATATCAGGTGTTTCAGAAAAAAACGGGACATTATGAGGGTTATTATCGGTCACCAACAAGTAACAAAACAGTTCCTCTGAAAGTGGATTTTAGCCCAATCATTTCAGAAGAAGGAACAATACAGGGTGGAGTCGGTATTGTTGAGGATATTACAGAACGCAAACAGGCAGAAGAAGCTTTAAAAGAATCTGAGAAAAAATTCAGAAGCCTTTTTGAGAACGCCAATGATGCTATTTTTATACACGATTTGAAAGGCAATATACTTGAAGTAAATCAGTTAGCAAGTCAGAGACTGGGTTACAGTAAAGACGAATTGACAAATATAAAATCAATGGACTTGATATCACCTTTTTATGCAGACAATATGAAAAACCGCTTGAATACTATCCAGAAAAAAGGACACGGAATTTTTGAAACGGTACAAATAACCAAAAACGGCTCAAGTATTCCTGTAGAGTTGAGCAGCAGAATTATAGAATATGAAGGCAAAACTGCTATACTTGCACTTGCCAGAGATATTACCGAACGAAAACGTGCTGAAAGAAAACTCAATGAATATGCAAATGAACTTGCCAAAGCCAACGAAGAACTTAAATCCCTTGATAAGATGAAAGACGAATTTTTATCCAATGTAAGTCATGAATTAAAAACACCATTGACATCTATTAAAGGTTACAGTAATATCATTTATGAAGAGACACTTGGAAAGCTCAATGATGAACAGAAAAAGACAATGAATACTATAGTACGAAATTCTGAACGTCTTAGAAGACTTGTAGATTCTCTTATTTATATGAGTATGAGTCAGGCGGGTAAAATCGAGTATTCATTTGAACCTGTTCAGATATCAAAAGTAATAGACGATGCGATAGAAGACACCAATTTTGAAATTAATAAAAAAGGTCTAATTTTGAACAAAAATGTATCAGAAAACATTCCACAGATAAATGGTGATAAAGCTAAATTAACCGATATGCTGACAAATCTCCTTGATAATGCAACAAAATTCACATCTTCTGGTGGTGAAATAACAGTGGAAGCATTTGAAGAGGATGAACATATCCATATAAAAGTAACTGATACCGGTGTAGGGATTCCTGAAGACCTTATTCCCTATCTTTTCCAGCGTTTCTACCAGATTGATTCATCCATCAGACGCAAATATGGAGGAACAGGACTTGGGCTTTATATATGTAAACTTATAGTAGATGCTCACTATGGTAATATCTGGATAGACAGTATAGAAGGAAAAGGAACTACTGTCCATGTAAAACTTCCTGAAACCGAGAGCTGA
- the gatD gene encoding Glu-tRNA(Gln) amidotransferase subunit GatD produces the protein MDLEQGDRVQIVKNDVVYEGIVRPSNTEHIVLKMDSGYNAGIHPENAEITVVEKKEAEEKTRFFKPESASTKQKSDLPKVSILSTGGTIASKIDYRTGAVTAQFSADDILETIPELSEIAEFTGKVVYNVLSENMKPEYWTELAKTVSKEIENGADGIIIAHGTDTMMYSAAALSFMIDTPVPIVFVGSQRSADRPSSDNAMNAICAATVATSDIAEVTAVMHGTTSDDYCEIHRGTQVRKMHTSRRDAFKSINSDPIGFVDYSNRKIETISDYTKRGTRKLNVREQIEPSCGLVKFTPGTSPDVLSHYIDSGYRGIVLEGTGLGHVSTDWVPEIERAVDSGIPVVVASQCLNGRVCDRVYDTGRDMLKAGAIEAEDMLPEVAHVKLMWVLGQTDDFDTAIEMLKSNISHEMTSRSLC, from the coding sequence ATGGATTTAGAACAGGGCGACCGGGTACAGATAGTAAAAAACGATGTTGTATATGAGGGTATTGTAAGACCCAGCAATACGGAGCATATTGTACTGAAAATGGACAGCGGCTATAATGCTGGAATACATCCTGAAAATGCTGAAATCACGGTTGTGGAAAAGAAAGAAGCAGAAGAAAAAACACGATTTTTTAAACCTGAATCCGCATCTACAAAACAAAAAAGTGATCTCCCCAAAGTATCTATACTTTCAACTGGGGGAACGATTGCAAGTAAAATCGATTACAGAACAGGAGCAGTAACTGCACAATTTTCGGCAGACGACATACTTGAGACGATACCTGAGTTGAGTGAAATCGCAGAGTTCACCGGGAAGGTGGTGTACAATGTACTGTCCGAGAATATGAAACCTGAATACTGGACTGAACTTGCAAAGACGGTTTCAAAAGAAATTGAAAACGGTGCAGACGGTATTATAATAGCACATGGGACTGATACCATGATGTATTCCGCAGCTGCACTGTCGTTTATGATTGATACACCGGTTCCGATAGTGTTTGTAGGGTCTCAAAGAAGTGCGGACAGACCGAGCAGTGACAATGCAATGAATGCAATATGTGCAGCAACTGTTGCAACAAGTGATATTGCTGAAGTAACTGCAGTTATGCACGGGACAACATCAGATGATTACTGTGAAATACACCGCGGTACACAGGTAAGAAAGATGCATACATCCAGAAGGGATGCTTTCAAATCCATAAACTCGGACCCTATTGGTTTTGTCGATTATTCTAACCGTAAAATAGAAACAATTTCGGATTACACAAAACGCGGCACCAGAAAATTAAATGTCAGAGAACAGATAGAACCAAGCTGTGGTCTTGTAAAATTCACACCCGGAACAAGCCCTGATGTTCTTTCGCATTATATTGATTCGGGTTATAGAGGAATTGTTCTGGAAGGAACGGGTCTGGGACATGTATCAACAGACTGGGTACCAGAAATTGAAAGAGCAGTGGACTCTGGAATTCCGGTAGTTGTGGCATCTCAATGTTTGAACGGAAGAGTATGTGACAGAGTTTATGATACAGGAAGAGATATGCTAAAAGCTGGAGCTATTGAAGCTGAAGATATGCTTCCGGAAGTTGCACATGTTAAATTAATGTGGGTACTTGGACAGACAGATGATTTTGATACAGCTATAGAAATGCTGAAATCCAATATTTCACATGAAATGACTTCCAGAAGCCTATGTTAA
- a CDS encoding sensor histidine kinase, protein MLSEYNKGVNIPDSVENDYSYLKAIFEAQQNGIFVVDKETHVVVDTNIYAVDKTGYTKQSVVGNPVSEFIVFPENAGCLIDKNNELECKIRTIDGDNLPVFMTSSSITRNGLNYQILSFVDITQLEEKLHNQQKYTQELEKSIEYKDLFTDIIRHDLLNPAGLVNGFTQVLLDIENDSNKIKILKKIKHHNEKLINVIESASKLSRLELTERLELNNIDISPIISNVVDDLKDQIDEKGIKVETRTHGSYPALVNDIIEDVFYNLLSNAIKYSPENSRVTIAIQDEKDFWKINFADSGEGVDKKDKSRLFERFERADKSDIKGLGLGLAIVKRVIELHGGKVGVYDNPEGIGNIFWVTLKKP, encoded by the coding sequence TTGTTATCCGAATATAATAAAGGGGTAAACATCCCAGATTCAGTTGAAAATGATTACTCGTATTTAAAAGCAATATTTGAAGCCCAACAAAATGGTATTTTTGTTGTTGATAAGGAAACACATGTTGTTGTTGATACAAATATATATGCTGTAGATAAAACAGGATATACTAAACAGTCAGTGGTTGGCAATCCTGTTTCAGAATTTATTGTGTTTCCTGAAAATGCTGGCTGTTTAATCGACAAAAATAATGAACTTGAATGTAAAATAAGAACTATTGACGGAGATAATTTACCTGTATTTATGACGTCATCGTCTATTACAAGGAACGGTTTAAACTATCAGATACTTAGTTTTGTTGATATCACCCAGCTTGAAGAAAAGTTACATAACCAGCAAAAGTACACTCAGGAACTTGAAAAATCAATTGAATATAAGGATTTATTTACAGATATAATCCGCCATGACCTTTTGAATCCTGCAGGGCTTGTCAACGGTTTTACTCAGGTGTTACTTGATATAGAAAATGACAGCAACAAGATAAAAATACTTAAAAAAATTAAACACCACAACGAAAAATTGATAAATGTCATTGAATCAGCATCCAAATTGTCAAGACTGGAATTAACTGAAAGACTTGAACTAAATAATATCGACATATCTCCTATAATCAGTAATGTGGTCGATGACCTCAAAGACCAGATAGATGAAAAGGGTATAAAAGTAGAAACCAGAACACATGGAAGTTATCCAGCCCTTGTCAATGACATCATCGAAGATGTGTTTTATAACCTTTTATCCAATGCTATAAAATATAGTCCGGAAAACAGTCGGGTCACAATTGCTATACAGGATGAAAAAGATTTTTGGAAAATTAATTTTGCAGATTCTGGGGAGGGGGTAGACAAAAAAGACAAGTCCAGATTGTTTGAGCGTTTTGAACGTGCTGATAAAAGTGATATAAAAGGTCTTGGTCTTGGTCTTGCAATTGTTAAAAGGGTAATAGAATTACATGGTGGTAAAGTGGGGGTATATGATAATCCTGAAGGTATAGGAAATATATTCTGGGTAACTCTGAAAAAACCCTGA
- the aspS gene encoding aspartate--tRNA(Asn) ligase — MLMEKLRTHHTRDIEPEEMADKSVTLAGWVHEVRDLGGICFVVLRDREGMAQVTLVKKKVDSDFFNKAKKLMRESVISVTGTVKPEEKAPNGYEVLPDDITVLNESCTPLPLDTTGKVEAEMDTCLDSRYVDLRKPRTSAIFKIRHEVLKAVRDNFTREGFIETTTPKVVATATEGGTSLFPITYFDREAFLNQSPQLFKQILMSGGLEKVFEIGPIFRAEEHDTRRHLNEATSIDMESSFSDHFDIMETLENTIAHAYSQVKENASQQLEYLGIDLEVPETPFKRLTYSEAIDIINQYGKEELEWGDDLSTLSEHTLGEHVYNETGAHHYFIIDWPTEIKPFYAMPYEDNPEISKTFDMMHTRLELSSGAQRIHYYDMLKNRIENQGLDPDSFDFYLDAFRYGMPPHAGWGLGCERLLMTMLGLENIREVVLFPRDRRRLSP, encoded by the coding sequence ATGTTAATGGAAAAACTTAGAACACACCATACAAGAGATATAGAACCGGAAGAGATGGCTGATAAAAGCGTAACTCTTGCTGGCTGGGTACATGAAGTGCGTGACCTTGGAGGTATCTGTTTTGTAGTCCTTCGCGACCGTGAGGGTATGGCACAGGTGACCCTTGTAAAGAAAAAAGTAGATTCAGATTTCTTTAACAAGGCTAAAAAACTGATGCGTGAATCGGTAATATCTGTTACAGGTACTGTAAAGCCTGAAGAAAAAGCACCTAACGGTTATGAAGTATTACCCGATGATATAACAGTGCTCAATGAATCCTGTACTCCACTCCCACTGGATACCACCGGTAAAGTGGAAGCAGAAATGGACACCTGTCTTGATTCACGTTATGTGGATTTACGGAAACCAAGAACCAGTGCTATATTCAAAATCCGTCATGAAGTATTAAAGGCTGTACGGGACAACTTTACAAGAGAAGGTTTTATCGAGACCACCACTCCAAAAGTTGTGGCAACTGCTACAGAAGGTGGAACATCACTTTTCCCGATAACCTATTTTGATAGAGAGGCATTTTTAAACCAGAGCCCCCAGCTTTTCAAGCAGATATTGATGTCGGGTGGACTGGAAAAGGTTTTTGAAATCGGTCCTATATTTAGGGCAGAGGAACATGATACCCGCAGACATCTGAATGAGGCAACATCCATAGATATGGAATCCAGTTTTTCAGACCATTTTGATATTATGGAAACACTGGAAAATACAATTGCTCATGCATATTCGCAGGTAAAAGAAAATGCATCCCAGCAACTTGAGTATCTTGGGATTGACCTTGAAGTACCAGAAACCCCGTTCAAGAGATTGACCTATTCAGAAGCAATTGATATTATTAACCAGTATGGTAAAGAAGAATTGGAATGGGGTGATGATTTAAGTACACTTTCTGAACATACACTTGGAGAGCATGTATACAATGAAACCGGTGCACATCATTACTTTATAATTGACTGGCCGACCGAGATAAAACCGTTCTATGCAATGCCTTATGAAGATAACCCTGAAATAAGTAAAACATTTGATATGATGCACACAAGGCTGGAACTTTCATCAGGTGCTCAAAGAATCCATTATTATGATATGCTGAAAAACAGGATAGAAAATCAGGGACTTGACCCTGATAGTTTCGATTTTTATCTGGATGCTTTCCGTTATGGAATGCCCCCGCATGCAGGATGGGGTCTCGGTTGTGAACGTTTGTTAATGACAATGCTTGGTCTGGAAAATATCAGGGAAGTTGTTCTGTTCCCCAGAGACAGACGAAGATTATCACCCTGA
- a CDS encoding LL-diaminopimelate aminotransferase, with amino-acid sequence MYADRINSLPPYLFAAIDEAKAEVMNKGVDVIDLGVGDPDQPTPQHIIDSMSEAIYNPNYHRYPSYNGMYDFRNAAADWCKENRGFEVDPDTQTLTMIGLKEGIAHSPLAFINPGDTALVPNPAYPVYKIGTLFAGGEAYTMPLLEENGFLPDLDAIPKEVCDRTKMMFLNYPNNPTGAVADHKFFEEVVDFARDNDIVVVHDNAYSDIVFDGYESPSFLNVDGAMDVGVELYSLSKTYNMTGWRIAFAVGNSDIIKGIGKVKSNVDSGAFEAVQKAGVTALTSSQQCVSDMNKIYKDRRDALLKGLNKLGLDVKPQKATFYTWAPVPEGYNSIEFSKLLLEDAGIVATPGVGFGDYGDGYIRFALTQTVERINQAVARMEELEL; translated from the coding sequence ATGTACGCAGATAGAATAAACTCACTCCCCCCATACCTGTTTGCAGCGATAGATGAAGCAAAGGCAGAAGTGATGAACAAAGGTGTAGATGTTATAGACCTTGGTGTAGGAGACCCTGACCAGCCAACACCACAACACATTATAGATTCCATGTCAGAAGCCATCTACAATCCCAATTATCACAGATACCCGTCATACAACGGCATGTATGATTTTAGAAATGCTGCTGCTGATTGGTGCAAAGAGAATAGAGGGTTTGAAGTAGACCCTGATACCCAGACCCTGACAATGATAGGTCTGAAAGAAGGTATAGCCCACAGTCCACTTGCATTTATTAATCCGGGTGATACAGCACTTGTACCAAACCCTGCATATCCAGTTTACAAGATAGGAACACTTTTTGCTGGAGGGGAAGCCTACACCATGCCGTTGCTTGAAGAAAACGGATTTTTACCAGACCTTGATGCGATACCAAAGGAAGTCTGTGACAGAACCAAAATGATGTTTTTGAATTATCCGAACAACCCCACAGGTGCTGTTGCTGATCACAAGTTCTTTGAAGAAGTGGTTGATTTTGCAAGAGACAACGATATTGTTGTTGTTCATGATAATGCCTATTCAGACATCGTATTTGACGGATACGAATCCCCAAGTTTCCTGAATGTTGACGGAGCAATGGATGTTGGTGTTGAACTGTATTCACTTTCCAAGACCTATAATATGACCGGATGGCGTATTGCTTTTGCAGTAGGAAACAGCGATATTATAAAGGGAATTGGAAAAGTCAAATCCAATGTCGATTCAGGTGCTTTTGAAGCTGTCCAGAAAGCAGGTGTAACGGCACTCACCTCATCACAGCAGTGTGTTTCAGATATGAACAAAATCTACAAGGACAGACGTGATGCACTGCTTAAAGGTCTCAATAAACTCGGACTTGATGTAAAACCACAGAAAGCTACATTCTATACATGGGCTCCTGTCCCAGAAGGATACAATTCTATAGAATTCTCCAAACTCCTGCTTGAGGATGCCGGAATTGTTGCTACACCCGGTGTGGGTTTCGGAGACTATGGAGACGGCTACATCAGATTTGCACTGACACAGACCGTCGAGCGTATCAATCAGGCAGTTGCAAGGATGGAAGAACTGGAACTTTAA
- the argH gene encoding argininosuccinate lyase, producing MSDILRRGRLSEIPDDEVLKYISSMETDRWIFQADILVDMAHTIMLEEQEIIHEEECTRILEALLKIKEDGIESLSHDYEDIHISLESKLIDMVGEDIGGKMHSGRSRNDEIATCLRIYLRDEITGIMSELVNLRTVLLKIASYNVDTVMPGFTHLQHAQPTTFAHHLVAHAESLSRDFDRLFDAFKRINMCPLGSAAFASTGFNLNRTRTQELLGFDGLIENSMDAVSTRDFLVESASVLSNLMINLSRMAEEIIIWSSPEFNFVELGDKYASTSSIMPQKKNPDTAELIRGKTGSSIGSLTSLLSICKALPMSYNRDLQEANPSIVNTVNITSSSVKIMSGMFEDMNINSEVMLSRSKEGFTTATELADTLVRVTGIPFRTAHQIIGAIAKEPGTPTIEKIDNVSLDVLGKKLSDIGLTEGLVQEALDPVLNIKKRDVIGGPAPDEMLRCINNCKSKLENDEKKLEKVNSNIGSSIDNLFELVDGCIKSK from the coding sequence ATGAGCGATATTTTGCGAAGAGGCAGACTTTCCGAAATTCCTGACGATGAAGTTCTCAAATACATATCGTCTATGGAAACAGACAGGTGGATATTTCAGGCTGATATCCTTGTGGATATGGCACATACAATAATGCTGGAAGAACAGGAAATCATCCATGAGGAAGAATGCACCCGTATACTTGAAGCGCTTTTAAAAATAAAAGAAGATGGTATCGAAAGTTTGAGCCATGATTATGAGGACATCCATATATCGCTTGAATCAAAATTGATTGACATGGTAGGTGAAGACATCGGTGGAAAGATGCATTCTGGTCGTTCACGCAATGATGAAATAGCAACCTGTCTCCGTATATATCTAAGAGATGAAATAACAGGGATAATGTCTGAACTGGTAAACCTTCGCACAGTATTGCTCAAAATCGCTTCTTATAATGTGGATACTGTAATGCCGGGTTTTACACACCTGCAGCATGCACAGCCCACAACGTTTGCTCATCATCTTGTAGCCCATGCAGAATCATTATCCAGAGATTTTGACCGTTTGTTTGATGCTTTTAAAAGGATAAATATGTGCCCTCTTGGGTCGGCAGCTTTTGCATCTACAGGTTTCAATCTCAACCGTACAAGGACACAGGAATTACTGGGGTTTGATGGTCTGATTGAAAACTCTATGGATGCGGTAAGTACCCGTGATTTTTTGGTTGAATCGGCGTCTGTATTGTCAAATCTTATGATAAACCTTAGCAGAATGGCTGAAGAAATAATTATATGGTCATCGCCTGAGTTCAACTTTGTGGAACTTGGTGATAAATACGCGTCAACATCATCAATCATGCCTCAAAAAAAGAACCCTGATACTGCTGAACTTATTAGAGGTAAAACCGGGTCTTCTATAGGTTCGCTAACATCTCTTTTATCAATATGCAAGGCGTTGCCCATGAGCTATAACCGGGATTTACAGGAAGCAAATCCCAGTATTGTGAATACTGTAAACATCACCTCATCATCTGTCAAAATTATGTCAGGGATGTTTGAGGATATGAATATAAATTCAGAGGTAATGCTTTCAAGATCAAAAGAAGGTTTTACAACTGCAACCGAACTTGCAGATACACTTGTAAGGGTGACGGGTATACCGTTTAGAACGGCTCATCAGATAATAGGTGCGATTGCCAAAGAACCCGGTACACCAACAATTGAAAAAATAGATAATGTTTCACTGGATGTACTGGGTAAAAAATTAAGTGATATTGGATTAACTGAGGGACTGGTTCAGGAAGCACTTGATCCGGTCTTAAACATTAAAAAACGCGATGTTATTGGTGGACCTGCACCTGATGAAATGCTTAGATGTATCAATAACTGTAAATCTAAACTGGAAAACGATGAAAAAAAGCTTGAAAAGGTAAACAGTAATATAGGCAGTTCCATTGATAATCTGTTTGAGCTTGTTGATGGCTGTATTAAAAGTAAATAA
- the rpiA gene encoding ribose 5-phosphate isomerase A, with protein MKGRNKKTSDSGKESAGVAAAGLVEDGMIIGLGTGSTTAYAISEVGKRINEEELDVQAVVTSYQSEMLAIDAGIPLTSLSEHPELDLDIDGADQVDFELNAIKGGGAAHTKEKVVACSSKQFIAVIDESKLSDKLNHSVPVEVLPYSRNLVLQNMQNMGAEPEIRQAVHKDGPVITDNGNLIIDADFDVIENPNNLASELSAIPGIVEHGIFTGMIDEIYMGKKDGTFDKFK; from the coding sequence ATGAAGGGTAGAAATAAAAAAACATCAGATTCAGGAAAGGAATCTGCAGGGGTTGCAGCTGCAGGTCTTGTAGAAGACGGAATGATAATAGGACTCGGAACAGGTTCTACTACCGCCTATGCAATAAGTGAAGTTGGAAAAAGAATCAATGAAGAGGAACTCGATGTACAGGCAGTAGTAACTTCCTACCAGTCAGAAATGCTTGCAATCGATGCAGGGATACCTCTTACCAGTCTATCTGAACATCCAGAACTTGACCTTGATATAGATGGAGCCGACCAGGTGGATTTTGAACTTAATGCAATCAAAGGTGGAGGAGCTGCCCATACAAAAGAGAAAGTGGTGGCATGTTCATCAAAACAATTTATAGCGGTAATTGATGAATCCAAGCTCAGCGATAAATTGAACCACTCTGTACCAGTAGAGGTCCTTCCATATTCCAGAAATCTGGTTCTGCAAAATATGCAGAACATGGGTGCAGAACCAGAAATCCGTCAGGCTGTGCATAAAGATGGTCCTGTTATTACAGATAATGGTAACCTCATAATTGATGCAGATTTTGATGTAATTGAAAATCCAAATAATCTGGCTTCAGAGCTGTCTGCTATACCTGGTATAGTCGAGCATGGGATATTTACTGGTATGATAGATGAAATCTATATGGGCAAAAAGGATGGGACATTTGATAAATTCAAATAA
- a CDS encoding potassium channel family protein, producing MKSKEVKYTPRNLKDTLIEMKDISELMVDLAYSAMIYDDVDIAEEVLYLEEKMNLLDYQMKITAMLSARRIEEAEEMSGVLQVADSSETIANAAGDIAKIVLRDMGIPLELKYALREAEETVVRATVNEKSKMVNNTLGDLELDTETGMTIIALRRNHNWIYDPNENTKIKAGDVLFARGHDEGIPLFVGLATGREYSPKKIDYEPSLKGLKQAVDIIVDMKNMAELSVGLSYSAILFDNEDIAHEVKILESEMDSMKYELQHWVLETAKHLNDPSQLRGLLHLANASETISDAGYGIADTVLRDIETHPVITLAVRGSDEVITKLEVEDCSPIVGKTFKDLKLETETGVHIMAMKRNNRWVYSPSDRTTVQSGDVLIARGTHTGEDALIDVCKCPVEEEDNY from the coding sequence ATGAAATCCAAAGAAGTAAAGTACACCCCGCGCAACCTCAAAGACACCTTAATAGAAATGAAGGACATTTCTGAATTAATGGTTGACCTTGCATATTCTGCCATGATATACGATGATGTAGATATTGCAGAGGAAGTGCTATATCTTGAAGAAAAAATGAATTTACTTGATTACCAAATGAAAATTACCGCCATGCTGAGCGCCCGCCGTATCGAAGAAGCTGAAGAAATGTCAGGAGTGCTTCAGGTAGCTGATTCATCAGAAACCATTGCAAATGCAGCAGGTGATATTGCAAAAATCGTATTAAGGGATATGGGCATTCCGCTTGAACTTAAATACGCCCTTCGAGAAGCTGAAGAAACGGTAGTACGTGCCACTGTAAATGAAAAATCCAAAATGGTAAACAATACTCTTGGAGATTTGGAACTTGATACAGAAACTGGAATGACAATAATTGCTTTACGCAGAAACCATAACTGGATATATGACCCTAACGAAAATACAAAGATAAAAGCAGGTGATGTGCTTTTTGCCAGAGGTCATGATGAAGGCATTCCTCTATTTGTAGGACTTGCGACTGGTAGAGAATATTCTCCAAAAAAAATTGATTATGAACCAAGTTTAAAAGGTCTAAAACAGGCAGTGGACATTATAGTAGATATGAAAAATATGGCAGAACTTTCAGTTGGATTATCCTATTCTGCGATACTTTTTGATAATGAAGATATTGCCCATGAGGTCAAAATCCTTGAATCTGAAATGGATTCCATGAAATATGAACTCCAGCATTGGGTGCTTGAAACCGCAAAACATCTTAACGACCCCAGCCAGTTACGAGGACTCCTGCACCTTGCCAATGCATCAGAAACAATATCTGACGCAGGATATGGCATAGCAGATACTGTATTAAGAGACATTGAAACCCATCCGGTTATCACACTTGCTGTCAGAGGTTCTGATGAGGTAATAACAAAACTGGAAGTAGAAGACTGTTCACCGATAGTCGGCAAGACTTTCAAGGATTTAAAACTTGAAACAGAGACCGGAGTACACATAATGGCTATGAAGCGCAACAACAGATGGGTATATTCACCAAGCGACAGAACTACTGTGCAGAGTGGTGATGTACTGATTGCCAGAGGTACTCATACAGGAGAAGATGCATTAATAGATGTCTGTAAATGTCCCGTCGAAGAAGAGGACAATTATTAA